In Fusarium oxysporum Fo47 chromosome XII, complete sequence, one DNA window encodes the following:
- a CDS encoding major facilitator superfamily domain-containing protein translates to MTFKQKVAQLDLASNMLLLPALTSLFLALSWAGTMYPWSSGQVIGPLLTFAVLLGVFVLNQVRRGETAALPPRIMKHRCVIAGFIFIFCVNSTGVVLEYYLPTYYQLVRGYTPVKSGYMMLPIIIAATIGSLIHGAGTSVFGYYTPFMLFASFIMPVAAGLITTFNIDTSFEKLIAYTALSGLSYGIGFIGPQTAVQTVLPADDVPLGLSIILFAQSFGPAVSVPIAQVLFTNRLSDNLNGVIPGLNGTNISNSGLSEMVSNVSESAIRDVLVAIDKSLGQTWYLVAGLASVAIVGSLMTEWRSVKEKRE, encoded by the coding sequence ATGACGTTTAAGCAGAAGGTTGCTCAGCTTGACCTCGCTAGTAACATGTTGCTTCTCCCAGCGCTCACAAGCCTCTTTCTTGCTCTTTCATGGGCTGGCACTATGTACCCGTGGAGTAGCGGCCAGGTGATTGGACCTCTCCTCACATTTGCTGTTCTCCTTGGTGTATTTGTTTTGAATCAGGTCCGTCGAGGCGAAACCGCTGCACTTCCGCCTCGCATTATGAAGCACCGTTGCGTGATTGCGGGTTTCATCTTCATATTCTGTGTCAACAGCACAGGCGTTGTACTAGAATACTATCTACCAACCTACTACCAGCTCGTTCGTGGCTACACGCCTGTCAAGAGCGGCTACATGATGTTACCTATCATCATCGCAGCGACAATCGGTTCACTCATCCACGGAGCGGGGACCAGTGTATTTGGTTATTACACGCCCTTCATGCTCTTCGCATCCTTTATCATGCCAGTTGCGGCAGGGCTTATCACCACGTTTAATATTGATACCAGTTTCGAGAAACTCATTGCTTATACGGCACTTTCAGGCTTGTCTTACGGCATTGGGTTCATTGGACCTCAAACAGCTGTACAGACAGTTCTCCCAGCTGACGACGTCCCACTTGGTTTGTCCATCATTCTATTCGCTCAATCTTTTGGCCCGGCTGTGTCTGTTCCCATTGCACAGGTACTCTTCACCAACCGGCTTTCTGACAACCTTAACGGCGTCATACCGGGTCTGAATGGAACGaacatcagcaacagcgGCCTTAGCGAAATGGTTAGCAATGTGTCAGAATCTGCGATAAGAGATGTACTAGTTGCAATTGACAAAAGTCTCGGGCAGACATGGTATCTTGTAGCTGGGCTGGCTTCGGTCGCGATAGTTGGAAGCCTGATGACGGAATGGAGATCAGTCAAGGAGAAACGCGAATGA
- a CDS encoding Alpha/beta hydrolase fold-1 — translation MAPTIFIVPGFYEAPRSSNLSPTASMDEASKHPNMDDDIANIAKDLAPVVEEAGDEGVVAVMHSAGGFIGSGALKRLNSQARQDSGKAGGVKKIIFITAGVAPEGYEQGPMEFFDYHESNDEEASEWLPGLQHQADRGWATKVQYCGWREVPSVYIICEGDRILPVELQESFAGLAGSEIMKVDAGHMVQLSQTEKVAGIIASHAN, via the exons ATGGCTCCTACAATCTTCATCGTTCCTGGGTTCTATGAAGCCCCACGGTCTTCCAACCTCTCGCCGACAGCCTCAATGGACGAGGCTTCAAAACA CCCAaacatggatgatgatatcgCGAACATCGCCAAGGACCTTGCTCCTGTCGTTGAGGAAGCAGGTGATGAAGGCGTCGTTGCAGTCATGCACTCAGCAGGTGGCTTTATTGGGAGCGGTGCCCTCAAACGCCTGAATTCTCAAGCCAGGCAGGATTCTGGTAAGGCTGGAGGTGtgaagaagatcatcttcatcacagCTGGGGTGGCACCTGAGGGCTATGAACAAGGGCCAATGGAGTTCTTTGACTACCAT GAGTCAAACG ACGAAGAGGCCAGCGAGTGGCTTCCAggtcttcaacatcaagctgACAGAGGTTGGGCGACCAAGGTTCAGTACTGCGGTTGGAGAGAGGTACCAAGTGTCTACATCATCTGCGAGGGGGATAGGATACTACCTGTTGAGCTGCAGGAAAGTTTCGCGGGTCTGGCAGGCAGTGAGATTATGAAGGTTGATGCTGGACATATGGTTCAGTTGAGTCAGACTGAAAAGGTGGCCGGCATCATCGCTTCACACGCGAATTAA